The DNA sequence AATATAGTAGATAACTTTAGACACACTTCGTGCAAACGGTATAGTTCTATCCTTTGTTCATCTAAAATTAGTCAATTTCTTAGGAAGTTCCCCTTTATAAGAAATAATTATTTAATTAAAGAACTCCAGACTTGTTTAAAAAACGAAAAAGATTTAATAAAAGACTTAGCTGATTTGAAAAAATATGAGTGAAATATGAAAATTTTAGGAATTGCAGCCCCTTTTGGCCATGATTCCTCTGCTGCCTTGGTTATTGATGGGAAAATAGTTGCTGCCGCAGAAGAAGAAAGGTTTACAAGAAAAAAACACGCCCAGGGCCAGAGGCCGGTAAACGCAGTTAATTTTTGTCTAAAGCAGGCACGGCTTAAACCTTCCGATATAGATTATATTGCTTATCCGTGGTCTGCGGAAGCATTAAAAAGGAAACGAAGGGAATATTTCGCGCGCACTCTATTTAGCCATCCCTCCCGGGCTTATAAAAAGTTCTTTTGTAATGGAAAAGAGTTAAAAGATCAATTACGCTTTATACGCGATACGTTAAAACAATGCGGTTTTGGTTTAAATAACCTTAAAATAAAATGGGTAGAGCACCATCTTGCGCACGGGGCTTCCAGTTTCTTTTTGTCTGGGTTTGAGGAAGCGGCTATTTTATCTATTGACAGCGGAGGGGAAATAACTTCAACTCTTTTAGGTCATGCCGAAAATAAAACAATAAAAATAATTAAAGAGGTTGTCGCGCCCGATTCCTTAGGGAATCTTTATGCTACTATGACTGACTATTTAGGCTTTCGCAGGGAAAACGGCGAATATAAGGTTATGGGGATGGCTGCTTATGGAGACCCTGAGAGGATAAATTTTGACCATATCATCTGGTGGAATGATAAGAAGAAATCCTATAGATGTAACGACGATTATATTTGGGTAAGAAGAAAAAAGAGATTTCGGCTGGAAAAGGTGTATTCCAAAAAGATGGTTGAAGAATTCGGGTCTGAACGCACCGGAGACGGTTTATCCGAACCCTATATCCATATTGCCGCCGTTACTCAGAAGAAATTGGAAGAAATGACTTTAAGGTTAATAGATGCCTATTTAAAAGAGAATTTGGCAGGACACAAGACGCTTTGTTTTTCTGGAGGATGCGCCTTAAATGTTGCATTAAATAGAATTTTATTAGAGCATCCTTATATAAAAGATCTATGGGTGCAGCCGGCTTCTAATGATGCAGGGACTTCTCTGGGGGCTGCAGTCTATGCAGCCGCTCAATTAGGTGAAAGAATCGAACCAATGAAGCATGTTTATTTAGGCCCAGAGTACAGCGATAAAGAAATAGAAGCAGAAATTAGAAAATTCAAGTTCCCTTTCAATTATGAGAATAATATTTGTGAGGTTGTCGCAAAATTATTATGCAAAGGAAATATAGTAGGATGGTTCCAGGGCAAAATGGAGTGGGGCCCGCGCGCTTTAGGAAATAGAAGCATTCTGGGAAATCCTGCCATAAAAGGCACGGCAGATAAAATAAACGCCCTTATTAAATTTAGAGAGAAATGGCGCCCTTTTTGTCCGTCTATTCTTAAAGAGTTTGCCTCTGAGATTCTTAATTCAAATCATTCTGCGCCCTTTATGACCATAGCCTTTAAAATTAATGGGAATTGGCGAGATAGAATTCCTGAGGTCGTTCATGTTAATGGAACCTGCAGGCCCCAGGTAGTAGAGAAAGAAATAAATCCTAAGTTTTATAAAATAATAGAAAACTTTTATCGCAAGACAGGCGTGCCGGCCGTAATAAATACTTCTCTTAATAGAAGAGGAGAGCCTATAGTATGCACTCCTGAAGATGCTTTAGTGATGTTTAAAGGTAGCGGCTTGAGATATCTTGCTATAGGAAGTTTTTTACTAAAAAAGAAAAGATGGCAAAATTAAAAAAGTTTTTTAAACAGACAAGCAGGCGCTGGACATGGGTTCTGTATAGAAGAAAAAATATTCTCAAGAAGCGGATTGACGATTTTCTTAAGGAGGATGTAAAATTTCATATTGGTTGCGGTGATAAAAAATTACAAGGATATGTTAACATAGATGTTGTCCCGACAGAAGGCTCAGATTTAATAATGGATATTCCAAAAGAGTTATATCTTATTTCTTCTAAT is a window from the Patescibacteria group bacterium genome containing:
- a CDS encoding carbamoyltransferase; protein product: MKILGIAAPFGHDSSAALVIDGKIVAAAEEERFTRKKHAQGQRPVNAVNFCLKQARLKPSDIDYIAYPWSAEALKRKRREYFARTLFSHPSRAYKKFFCNGKELKDQLRFIRDTLKQCGFGLNNLKIKWVEHHLAHGASSFFLSGFEEAAILSIDSGGEITSTLLGHAENKTIKIIKEVVAPDSLGNLYATMTDYLGFRRENGEYKVMGMAAYGDPERINFDHIIWWNDKKKSYRCNDDYIWVRRKKRFRLEKVYSKKMVEEFGSERTGDGLSEPYIHIAAVTQKKLEEMTLRLIDAYLKENLAGHKTLCFSGGCALNVALNRILLEHPYIKDLWVQPASNDAGTSLGAAVYAAAQLGERIEPMKHVYLGPEYSDKEIEAEIRKFKFPFNYENNICEVVAKLLCKGNIVGWFQGKMEWGPRALGNRSILGNPAIKGTADKINALIKFREKWRPFCPSILKEFASEILNSNHSAPFMTIAFKINGNWRDRIPEVVHVNGTCRPQVVEKEINPKFYKIIENFYRKTGVPAVINTSLNRRGEPIVCTPEDALVMFKGSGLRYLAIGSFLLKKKRWQN